The Streptomyces sp. NL15-2K genome contains a region encoding:
- a CDS encoding SCP2 sterol-binding domain-containing protein, which produces MAKQNKLDDHPTVVQVRLRRDRDAARPAEPLDAAWLRELCLEAGADDVGFVEIDRPEIADQRADLGAALPGVRTLISFVVRMNRENIRTPARSVANLEFHHSGDHTNEVGRRVVAELEAMGVRALNPAMGFPMEMDKFPRKTWVVGHKPVAVAAGLGKMGIHRNVIHPKFGNFILLGTLLIDAEISDRSEPLEFNPCLECKLCVTACPTGAIASDGHFDFSACYTHNYREFMGGFGDWVETVADSRDAADYRSRMDDNETASLWQSLSFGANYKAAYCMSVCPAGEDVIGPWLDNRKSHLDTVVRPLMNKEETVYVVSGSDAEQHVARRFPHKRTKRVGQSLRASSIEGLVEGMPVVFQREQAEGLSATYHFTFTGAESRQITVTIRDRELDIAEGHQGEPDLRITADARTWLRFLTKQSVLPWALLRGRIKMHGSPKLLRAFGRCFPS; this is translated from the coding sequence ATGGCCAAACAGAACAAGCTCGACGACCATCCCACCGTCGTCCAGGTCCGCCTGCGGCGCGACCGTGACGCCGCCCGGCCCGCCGAGCCGCTGGATGCGGCATGGCTGCGGGAGCTGTGTCTCGAAGCGGGTGCGGACGACGTCGGTTTCGTCGAGATCGACCGGCCGGAAATCGCCGACCAGCGAGCGGACCTGGGCGCCGCGCTGCCGGGTGTCCGAACGTTGATCAGCTTCGTGGTCCGAATGAACCGGGAGAACATCCGCACTCCGGCGCGCTCGGTGGCCAACCTGGAGTTCCATCACAGCGGCGACCACACCAACGAGGTGGGCCGGCGAGTGGTGGCCGAGCTGGAGGCGATGGGGGTGCGCGCCCTCAACCCCGCGATGGGTTTTCCGATGGAAATGGACAAGTTCCCCAGGAAAACGTGGGTCGTCGGGCACAAGCCGGTCGCCGTGGCGGCCGGGCTCGGCAAGATGGGCATCCACCGCAACGTCATCCACCCCAAATTCGGCAACTTCATCCTGCTGGGCACCCTGCTGATCGACGCGGAGATCAGCGACCGATCCGAGCCCCTCGAGTTCAATCCCTGCCTGGAATGCAAGTTGTGCGTGACCGCCTGCCCGACCGGGGCGATCGCCTCCGACGGTCACTTCGACTTCTCCGCCTGCTACACGCACAACTACCGCGAGTTCATGGGTGGCTTCGGCGACTGGGTCGAAACGGTTGCTGACAGCCGTGACGCCGCCGACTACCGCTCGCGCATGGATGACAACGAGACCGCGTCCCTGTGGCAAAGCCTCTCCTTCGGCGCCAACTACAAAGCGGCCTACTGCATGTCGGTCTGCCCGGCCGGCGAGGACGTCATCGGCCCCTGGCTGGACAATCGCAAGTCACACCTGGACACGGTCGTCCGCCCACTGATGAACAAGGAAGAGACCGTCTACGTCGTCTCGGGTTCCGACGCCGAGCAGCACGTGGCCCGCCGCTTCCCGCACAAACGCACGAAGCGAGTAGGGCAGAGCTTGCGAGCGAGCAGCATCGAGGGTCTGGTGGAAGGCATGCCGGTGGTCTTCCAGCGTGAGCAGGCCGAAGGGCTGTCCGCGACCTACCATTTCACCTTCACCGGCGCCGAATCCCGGCAGATCACCGTGACCATCCGCGACCGCGAACTCGATATCGCCGAAGGGCATCAGGGCGAGCCGGATCTCCGGATCACCGCCGACGCGCGCACTTGGCTGCGTTTCCTCACCAAACAGTCAGTGCTGCCGTGGGCGCTGCTGCGCGGCCGTATCAAGATGCACGGCTCGCCGAAGCTGCTGCGTGCCTTCGGCCGTTGCTTCCCGTCCTGA
- the mftF gene encoding mycofactocin biosynthesis glycosyltransferase MftF (Members of this protein family, MftF, are glycosyltransferases, members of PF00535 (glycosyl transferase family 2). The encoding gene is found as part of the mycofactocin cassette, in Mycobacterium tuberculosis, many other Actinobacteria, and occasional members of other lineages. Mycofactocin itself, a putative redox carrier, is a heavily modified derivative of the C-terminal Val-Tyr dipeptide of the mycofactocin precursor MftA (TIGR03969).) → MTLPHGFTLTLDRDTRVLDHGRALLGGHPTRLLRLTPRARGLLSGRTLTVRNAAGAVLAERLLATGLAHPELAALPEPATASGTEPTCTYVIPVRDRPRQLARLLCCVPGGSPVLVVDDASRNPELTASVAARHGARLLPLPENLGPAGARNAGLREVTTPHVAFVDSDIVLPAETVPGLLRHFADPSVAMAVPRITALSTAESTGWISRYERTRSSLDLGTRPAAVRPGTPVSWAPSACVVARTDVLLKAGGFDERMRVGEDVDLCWRLVDGGRRIRYEPSLWAAHEHRAGLADWLRRKAEYGTGAHPLAVRHPIAIAPAVLAPWSAGLLLALAVQRRWSLPVAGSLWALTTVRIARTLSDTGQPVRQAVRLTAVGAVSALAQGGSLATRHWWPLTAGGCLVSRRVRRVAAVAAVLDVALEYRRRPTGLDPVRYATARRLDDLAYGAGVWWSALKGHSAAALRPRIVTGRDQRPPGRRLLPGARRLLLLIGSHGACPGRTSPAARTWTCA, encoded by the coding sequence ATGACGCTCCCCCACGGATTCACGCTCACCCTCGACCGGGACACCCGCGTCCTCGACCACGGGCGGGCGCTCCTCGGAGGCCATCCGACACGCTTGCTCCGGCTCACCCCCCGGGCGCGTGGACTCCTGTCCGGCCGCACCCTGACCGTCCGGAACGCGGCGGGCGCGGTCCTGGCGGAGCGTCTGCTGGCAACCGGCCTGGCCCACCCCGAGCTCGCCGCGCTGCCGGAGCCGGCGACGGCCTCCGGAACCGAACCGACCTGCACCTACGTGATCCCGGTGCGGGACCGGCCCCGTCAGCTCGCCCGTCTGCTCTGCTGCGTCCCCGGCGGCAGCCCCGTCCTCGTCGTGGACGACGCCTCACGAAACCCGGAGCTCACCGCGTCCGTCGCGGCACGGCACGGTGCGCGCTTGCTGCCGCTCCCGGAGAACCTGGGGCCGGCCGGCGCCCGCAACGCGGGTCTGCGGGAGGTGACGACGCCTCACGTCGCCTTCGTCGACTCCGACATCGTGCTTCCCGCCGAGACCGTGCCTGGGCTGCTGAGGCACTTCGCCGACCCGTCGGTCGCCATGGCCGTACCCCGGATCACCGCGCTGAGCACCGCCGAGTCCACCGGATGGATCAGCCGGTACGAGCGCACGCGCTCCTCACTGGACCTGGGCACCCGCCCGGCCGCCGTCCGTCCCGGCACACCCGTCTCCTGGGCGCCGAGCGCCTGCGTCGTGGCCCGCACCGACGTCCTGCTCAAGGCCGGCGGGTTCGACGAGCGCATGCGCGTGGGTGAGGACGTCGACCTGTGCTGGCGCCTGGTGGACGGCGGCCGGCGTATTCGGTACGAACCGTCCCTGTGGGCCGCCCACGAGCACCGGGCCGGACTCGCCGACTGGTTGCGGCGCAAGGCGGAGTACGGCACCGGAGCGCATCCGCTGGCCGTACGGCATCCCATCGCCATCGCCCCCGCCGTGCTCGCCCCGTGGAGCGCGGGTCTGCTGCTCGCCCTGGCCGTCCAGCGCCGCTGGTCCCTTCCCGTCGCCGGATCGCTGTGGGCCCTCACCACGGTGCGCATCGCCCGCACGCTGTCGGACACGGGACAACCCGTCCGGCAGGCGGTGCGCCTCACCGCCGTCGGCGCGGTGTCGGCGCTGGCCCAGGGCGGATCGCTGGCGACCCGCCACTGGTGGCCGCTGACGGCGGGGGGCTGCCTGGTCTCCCGCCGTGTCCGCCGGGTCGCGGCGGTGGCGGCCGTCCTGGACGTGGCGCTGGAATACCGCCGACGACCGACCGGCCTCGACCCCGTCCGGTACGCCACCGCGCGCCGCCTCGACGACCTGGCCTACGGCGCGGGTGTGTGGTGGTCGGCCTTGAAGGGCCACTCCGCCGCCGCACTCCGCCCGCGGATCGTGACGGGCAGGGACCAGCGCCCTCCGGGCCGTCGGCTGCTTCCCGGTGCCCGGCGTCTCCTCCTGCTCATCGGATCGCATGGCGCCTGCCCGGGACGAACCAGTCCAGCCGCACGGACATGGACCTGCGCGTGA
- the mftE gene encoding mycofactocin biosynthesis peptidyl-dipeptidase MftE: MTASAPQRRVAAAELARTAWPRVPERPLVLVPVGSTEQHGPHLPLNTDSVIAAEVAGRTADRLGTRALVAPTIAYGASGEHADFPGTVSIGHEALRLVLVESVRSLSLWAGRTVFVNGHGGNLPTLGSAVAQLRAEGHDVAWLSCEVPGGDAHAGRAETSLMLHFAPDDVRLAAAAPGNVRPLTELMPELRARGVRALAPNGVLGDPTGAGAEEGRDRAETMVTAAVRRITAWCPDSRGRLLTHPTRTARP, encoded by the coding sequence ATGACCGCGTCGGCCCCTCAACGGCGGGTGGCTGCGGCGGAGTTGGCGCGCACCGCCTGGCCGCGGGTGCCGGAACGACCGCTGGTGCTCGTCCCGGTCGGCTCGACCGAGCAGCACGGCCCCCACCTGCCTCTGAACACCGACAGCGTCATCGCGGCCGAAGTGGCCGGCCGGACGGCGGACCGCCTCGGGACCCGTGCGCTGGTGGCGCCGACGATCGCGTACGGCGCCAGCGGTGAGCACGCGGACTTCCCCGGCACGGTGTCCATCGGGCACGAGGCGCTGCGCCTCGTGCTGGTGGAGAGCGTGCGGTCCCTGTCGCTGTGGGCCGGGCGGACCGTCTTCGTCAACGGGCACGGCGGCAACCTGCCCACCCTGGGCTCCGCCGTCGCCCAACTCCGCGCGGAGGGGCACGACGTGGCCTGGCTCAGCTGCGAGGTGCCGGGCGGGGACGCCCACGCCGGCCGGGCCGAGACCTCCCTCATGCTCCACTTCGCCCCCGACGACGTCCGCCTCGCCGCGGCCGCGCCCGGCAACGTCCGCCCCCTCACCGAGCTCATGCCGGAACTGAGGGCCCGAGGAGTCCGCGCCCTCGCGCCGAACGGCGTCCTGGGAGACCCCACGGGAGCCGGCGCCGAGGAGGGCCGCGACCGGGCGGAGACCATGGTCACAGCGGCCGTCCGCCGCATCACGGCATGGTGCCCCGATTCCCGTGGCCGTCTCCTCACCCACCCCACGAGAACGGCTCGCCCATGA
- the mftD gene encoding pre-mycofactocin synthase MftD (MftD, an enzyme found in the mycofactocin biosynthesis locus, performs an oxidative deamination of 3-amino-5-[(p-hydroxyphenyl)methyl]-4,4-dimethyl-2-pyrrolidinone (AHDP). The resulting compound, now called pre-mycofactocin (PMFT), is a biologically active redox cofactor that can oxidize the non-exchangeable NADH of TIGR03971 family SDR-type oxidoreductases.): protein MGRNPWFETVAEAQRRAKKYLPSTVYDALVAGSERGRTIEDNLDAFAELGFAPHVVGHRAQRDLSTTVLGVETALPVVISPTGVQAVHPDGEVAVARAAANRGVIMGLSSFASKPLEEIIEANPNTFYQMYWAGTREAMAQHMERARAAGVRALIATLDWSFSHGRDWGSPQIPDQLDLKTAVRFAPKVVTRPRWLWTFARSRTIPDLTTPNLKPPDGKAPTFFGAYGEWMRTTPPTWEDVKWMREEWGGPFLLKGVTRVDDAKRAVDAGVCAISVSNHGGNNLDTTPATIRVLPSIVEAVGDQVEVLLDGGVRRGGDVAKALALGARAVLIGRAYLWGLGAAGQAGVENVLDILRGGLDSAVLGLAHSSIHELSPDDLVIPDGFLRTLGATRTADPLGS from the coding sequence ATGGGTAGAAATCCCTGGTTCGAGACCGTCGCGGAGGCTCAGCGCCGCGCCAAGAAGTACCTTCCCAGCACTGTCTACGACGCTTTGGTGGCCGGCTCGGAACGGGGCCGCACGATCGAGGACAACCTCGACGCCTTCGCCGAACTGGGCTTCGCACCGCATGTCGTGGGCCATCGGGCGCAACGCGACCTGTCCACCACCGTGCTCGGCGTGGAGACCGCTCTGCCGGTGGTCATCTCCCCCACGGGCGTGCAGGCCGTCCATCCCGACGGTGAGGTGGCGGTGGCGCGGGCGGCGGCGAACCGCGGCGTGATCATGGGGTTGAGTTCCTTCGCGTCCAAGCCCCTGGAAGAGATCATCGAGGCCAACCCGAACACCTTCTACCAGATGTACTGGGCCGGCACCCGTGAGGCGATGGCGCAGCACATGGAACGCGCCCGGGCCGCGGGAGTCAGGGCGCTCATCGCCACGCTCGACTGGTCCTTCTCCCACGGCCGGGACTGGGGCAGCCCTCAGATCCCGGACCAGCTCGACCTGAAGACGGCGGTGAGGTTCGCGCCCAAGGTCGTCACGCGCCCGCGCTGGCTGTGGACGTTCGCCAGGTCCCGGACCATCCCCGACCTCACCACCCCCAACCTCAAACCGCCGGACGGCAAGGCTCCGACCTTCTTCGGCGCCTACGGAGAGTGGATGCGGACGACGCCTCCCACCTGGGAGGACGTCAAGTGGATGCGGGAGGAGTGGGGCGGTCCGTTCCTGCTCAAGGGTGTCACCAGGGTCGACGACGCCAAGCGCGCCGTGGACGCGGGCGTCTGCGCGATCTCCGTCTCCAACCACGGCGGCAACAACCTCGACACCACGCCGGCCACCATCCGCGTGCTGCCGTCGATCGTCGAGGCGGTCGGCGACCAGGTAGAGGTGCTGCTCGACGGCGGCGTCCGGCGCGGCGGTGACGTGGCGAAGGCGCTGGCGCTGGGGGCACGCGCGGTGCTCATCGGCCGCGCCTACCTGTGGGGGCTGGGCGCGGCCGGGCAGGCCGGCGTGGAGAACGTCCTCGACATCCTGCGCGGCGGCCTCGACTCCGCCGTCCTCGGACTCGCGCACTCCTCCATCCACGAACTGTCTCCCGACGACCTGGTCATCCCCGACGGCTTCCTCCGTACTCTCGGCGCGACACGCACCGCGGACCCCCTCGGCTCATGA
- the mftC gene encoding mycofactocin radical SAM maturase (MftC is a radical SAM/SPASM enzyme that catalyzes the first two steps in biosynthesis of the electron carrier mycofactocin from the terminal Val-Tyr dipeptide of the precursor peptide MftA.), whose protein sequence is MTTTTPAPGVPRLVDLFEHGLDAPICLTWELTYACNLSCAHCLSSSGRRDPRELSTAEAKAVIDELETMQVFYVNIGGGEPTVRADFWELLDYATAHHVGVKFSTNGVRITPDIARRLSANDYVDVQISLDGATADVNDAVRGRGSYDTAVRAMGNLADAGMKNFKLSVVCTRHNIPQMDEFKALADRYGAQLRLTRLRPSGRGADVWDELHPTSAQQRQLYDWLLAHGDQVLTGDSFFHLSAYGKALPGLNLCGAGRVVCLIDPVGDVYACPFAIHDDFLAGNVREDGGFARVWRESELFQGLREPQTGGACASCSFYSTCKGGCMAAKFFTGLPLDGPDPECVQGYGEQLLAQRPAGRDHLPKPSDDHSHRTSPARRGGPGPVDLVLTTRQDIERPPVSACDENPLAGLKLT, encoded by the coding sequence ATGACCACCACAACCCCCGCGCCAGGCGTCCCGCGCCTGGTCGACCTCTTCGAGCACGGCCTGGACGCCCCCATCTGCCTGACGTGGGAGCTGACTTACGCCTGCAACCTGTCGTGTGCGCACTGCCTGTCGAGCTCCGGCCGACGCGACCCGCGTGAGCTGAGCACGGCGGAAGCCAAGGCCGTCATCGACGAGTTGGAGACCATGCAGGTCTTCTACGTCAACATCGGCGGCGGAGAGCCCACCGTGCGCGCCGACTTCTGGGAACTGCTCGACTACGCGACCGCCCATCACGTCGGCGTGAAGTTCTCCACCAACGGCGTGCGGATCACGCCGGACATCGCCCGCCGACTGTCCGCCAACGACTATGTCGACGTGCAGATCTCGCTCGACGGTGCCACCGCCGACGTCAACGACGCGGTGCGCGGCAGGGGTTCGTACGACACCGCGGTGCGCGCCATGGGCAACCTCGCCGACGCCGGCATGAAGAACTTCAAGCTGTCGGTGGTGTGCACGCGTCACAACATCCCGCAGATGGACGAGTTCAAAGCGCTCGCCGACCGCTACGGCGCGCAACTGCGGCTGACCCGGCTGCGTCCGTCGGGCCGCGGCGCCGATGTGTGGGACGAGCTGCACCCCACCTCCGCGCAGCAACGGCAGCTGTACGACTGGCTGCTCGCCCACGGCGACCAGGTCCTCACCGGCGACTCCTTCTTCCACCTGTCGGCCTACGGCAAGGCCCTGCCCGGCCTGAACCTCTGCGGGGCCGGCCGAGTGGTGTGCCTCATCGACCCGGTCGGGGACGTCTACGCCTGCCCGTTCGCGATCCATGACGACTTCCTGGCCGGCAACGTCCGTGAGGACGGCGGATTCGCGCGCGTGTGGCGGGAGTCGGAGTTGTTCCAGGGACTGCGCGAGCCGCAGACCGGCGGGGCCTGTGCCTCCTGCTCCTTCTACAGCACGTGCAAGGGCGGTTGCATGGCCGCGAAGTTCTTCACGGGGCTGCCGCTGGACGGGCCGGACCCCGAGTGCGTCCAGGGGTACGGCGAGCAGCTGCTGGCTCAGCGTCCGGCCGGGCGCGACCACCTGCCCAAGCCCTCCGACGACCACTCCCACCGCACCTCGCCCGCCCGGCGAGGGGGGCCCGGCCCAGTGGACCTCGTCCTCACCACGCGCCAGGACATCGAACGGCCCCCCGTGAGCGCCTGCGACGAGAACCCGTTGGCGGGCCTGAAGCTCACCTGA
- the mftB gene encoding mycofactocin biosynthesis chaperone MftB (MftB, a small protein, is a peptide chaperone that assists the radical SAM enzyme MftC in performing two modifications to the C-terminal Val-Tyr dipeptide of the mycofactocin precursor peptide, MftA. MftB's role is analogous to the role of PqqD in the biosynthesis of PQQ, a cofactor that derives entirely from a Tyr and a Glu in the precursor PqqA.), with translation MTALNLDRAWDLHPQVSVRPEPFGALLYHFGTRKLTFLKDRRLLEVVRSLAAAPTARSACAGAGIGEEELPRFAAALSALARSSMVIERSPGP, from the coding sequence TGGGACCTGCACCCGCAGGTCTCGGTGCGCCCGGAACCCTTCGGTGCGCTGCTGTACCACTTCGGCACCCGCAAACTCACCTTCCTCAAGGACCGGCGGCTGCTCGAGGTCGTCCGGTCGCTCGCGGCGGCCCCGACCGCGCGCTCGGCCTGCGCGGGCGCCGGTATCGGCGAAGAGGAGTTGCCTCGTTTCGCGGCGGCCCTGTCCGCGCTCGCCCGGTCCTCGATGGTCATCGAAAGGAGCCCGGGCCCATGA